GGCACACAGAGAATGCACGGTGGGCTCGCACAGGGTGATCAGATCCTCAGGCAGAACCTCTGGGATCCCTCCAACACGCGTACTTACCAcctacaagcacacacacaaaattaTCAGATCTTGAAATCTCTCACATCACAAGCATACTCAACATCTAAACACCCACACATATACAAAGTTCACCTCATTGCCCCATTAATCGTAATGCACAAACACCCACTCAATCCACCACTGCTTCTCATTAGACTATCCCTGACTAACACCCAACCAGTCCCAGGTATCAACCACTTTATCTCAAAGTGCACCAGTTAACATATACTGTACCTGGCCTGTGTTGTAATAAGGGATGAACCCACCTGTAGTCCACAGCTGGCTCCCTCCACTATGGCCATGCAGAAGGCCTCAgtcagggaggtgttgaggaagATATGTCCCTGGACCAACACCCCACGCACATCCTTATGCTCCAGGGCCCCCAGGAGATgcaccctggggagagagagaagcaactcatatacatacagtacatataaacACATACGTACATACaaccacatacatacacacacacatcactgtaTAATTGTACCTGTCGTGTAGCTGGTATTTCTCTCTCACTTCCTCCAACACGATTCTCTTTGGTccctctccaccaatcaggaaaTGTAGATCTGGATGTTTCAGGCAGAGCTCTGGGATGATCCTTCCCAGAAGATCTATTCCTTAAAAAAGGTAAAGAGCAGGGAATGACACTTCACACTCCTACAATCATACCTACCGGAACTGTATGTAATAATAAATGACAGGCACACATAGATCATCTTTTTGTTATGTGTGGTCCACATTTATCATTATATAAAGTATATagtctcacccctccctccctcccaccctaccTTTGCGGTAGACGAGACGGCTGATCACAACAATGGTGATCCTGTCGACATGCCGTTGGGAGGGGTCGGGGGTGAAGTCTCTGGGGTCGACGGCATTGGGGATGACAGAAACAATCTTGGGGTCGAGCCCTGCCCTGAGCACTGTGTTCTCTTTACTGGTgtacgacacacacacaatgtgattGGTATCGCACAGAGACACAGTCAGCAGCTTATTGGTCAGCACCGAGCTGACGTCAGCAAAACCGAAGAGGGAGTGGTCAGTGAACACCTGTAAAACAGAAAACAACCTTTAGTTATTTATACTAGATGGACACATAAAAAGCTATTTCAGGAATGTGATATGCTAccgcagggctgcccaaccctcttcctggagatctactgtcctgtaggttttcagtccaaccctaatttagcatatctgattcagctagttgaggtcttgttgagcagctaataagtagaatcaggtgtgttaaattagggttggactgaaaacccacaggacagtagatctccaggaagagggatGGGCAGCCCTGTGCTACCGTCTTGCCTTAGAATGCGTCTgcaatggcaccatattcctatagtgcactactttcggtCAAAAGTAGGCTTAGATTCACCACTCACAACACCCTCTCTGCTAGACTGCTACCCACCGTGTTGAGGCCCATGGTCTTGGCGTGGAAGAGTGCATCGTGGCCCATGGCGGAGAAGGAGCTGTGGGCGTGCACCACGGTGATGCGCTCCCTGACGAACACACAGCGCAGTAGTGGCAGGCTGTGGAAGCAGGTGGTTACGGTGGACTGGTTGTACATCACCTGCAGGGGCAGGTAGTAGACCTTGAGCCCGTTGGG
The Coregonus clupeaformis isolate EN_2021a chromosome 40, ASM2061545v1, whole genome shotgun sequence genome window above contains:
- the LOC121571619 gene encoding phosphatidylinositol N-acetylglucosaminyltransferase subunit A-like, which codes for MGQRRRGTAAQAPPANRHPDGLIVAPQAPARKHNICMVSDFFYPNMGGVESHIYQLSQCLIEKGHKVVIATHAYGCRKGVRYLPNGLKVYYLPLQVMYNQSTVTTCFHSLPLLRCVFVRERITVVHAHSSFSAMGHDALFHAKTMGLNTVFTDHSLFGFADVSSVLTNKLLTVSLCDTNHIVCVSYTSKENTVLRAGLDPKIVSVIPNAVDPRDFTPDPSQRHVDRITIVVISRLVYRKGIDLLGRIIPELCLKHPDLHFLIGGEGPKRIVLEEVREKYQLHDRVHLLGALEHKDVRGVLVQGHIFLNTSLTEAFCMAIVEGASCGLQVVSTRVGGIPEVLPEDLITLCEPTVHSLCAGLESVIARQLSGRVASPATIHAHVRTLYTWRNVAERTEKVYDCVVGKEVLPLDRRLLRLRAHCGPVAGSIFSLFAVLDFLFLLLLRWLLPDRLIDIAMDATGPQGLWRRGLGDRKGTHSKSAVLTKEEPGGHKTKL